The segment CAACTGGCGCAGTGTGCCGAGTCGACTGGCGACGTTGCGGATACCTTCTAGCGCGTGATCGAACAGAACCTGGTTGCGCCCTAGCTTGATATGTAGCGGCTGCAGATCTTCTTTGATTGGGGCGTCGGCATTTTTGAGGGCGTCGATCAGGGCTTCCTTGCGTCGCATCAGCGTGTCGACTTGCAAAAACTCGCCAGCCAGTAGAGCGACCCGTTCCTCTTCTAGCAAGGTGTCGAGCGCGTCCATAATTGTGGTGATGTCCTGGGCGGATTCCGATCCGCTGAGTTCTGAGGGG is part of the Puniceibacterium sp. IMCC21224 genome and harbors:
- a CDS encoding flagellar protein FlgN, with translation MNNTTDTSNPSELSGSESAQDITTIMDALDTLLEEERVALLAGEFLQVDTLMRRKEALIDALKNADAPIKEDLQPLHIKLGRNQVLFDHALEGIRNVASRLGTLRQLRKSLDTYDEHGRKSSIAAPDLSRLEKRA